The Bacillus sp. Y1 genome includes the window GGTTTGTAATAGATGTTCTCTCGTCATCACTTGTCCAATATGCTGGGCTAAGTAATGAAGCAGTTCGAACTCTCTGTGAGTAAGCTCGATCATTTCCCCGCGCTTTGAAACAATATAAGCATCTGGATGAATCGTCAATGAGCCTAGTTCAATCTCATTTGTCTCATCTTCTTCCTGTTGACTTAAATTTGTTTGATGTCTTCTTAAATTTGCTTTCACGCGAGCAATTAATTCCCTTGTACTAAATGGTTTTGTTACATAGTCATCTGCGCCAAGCTCAAGACCAAGAACCTTATCAATTTCAGAATCCTTTGCTGTTAGCATGATAATAGGCATTTCATATTTTTTACGAACTTCACGACATACCTCCATCCCATCTCGTTGTGGAAGCATGATATCTAGTAAGATTAAGTCTGGCATAATTTCTTCAACCATCTTTAATGCTTCATTACCATCATATGCACAATATACGTCGTACCCTTCCTTCTTAAGGTTAAATTGAAGGATATCTGCAATCGGTTTTTCATCGTCGACAACTAGTATACGTTTTTCCATTTCATAGCTCCTTTATTTGAACTGTCTATTTATTTTATCTTCCGCTATTTTTACTGTTCATAATCCTTACTTTATCATGATATGCCTATGAATTCACGTTTTTAGAAGGCATATCACTTCATTAAGAAATAGAAAACCTCTAGTTTTCACTAGAGGTATGAATATATTATCTATTTACATAATTTAGAGGGTTTTCTAAACTACCATTCTTATAAACTTCAAAGTGAAGATGGACACCTGTTGAATCTCCAGTTGAACCCATCACACCAATAGCTGACCCCTTAACAACTGTTTGGCCAACACTTACACTAATCGAAGCTAAATGAGCATAAACGGTACGCATCCCGTTATTATGGTCAATGACAATCTTGTTTCCATACCCGCCATCATACCCAGCAGATACGACTGTTCCATTGTCAGCAGCTTTAATGGTTCCACTGCTAGGACGTGCAATATCTATACCTTTATGTTGTTTGCCCCATCTAAATCCCATTTGGCTGGAGACATACCCTCCATTTGCAGGCCATACAAGGGACCCGTCACCACGAGATGGTACAACCTTTGTTCCTTTTCTAACAATATAATTAACAGGTTCTTGAAGGATCTTTTCGCTCGTAACCTCTTGAGCTACACGGATTCCGTTTTGCTCGGAGACTTTATATGTTACTTCGCGAGCCCCATCTTTCCCCTCTTGTTCTACTTTTGTATCACCTTTATACATGGTTTCATCTTCTATTACTTGATTAGCAAATGCGATTGTTTCCTTTTTTGCCTCTTCCTTCACTACTACTACTTGAAGAAGGGGTTGTAGGAAGGTTACATTCAATTCTTGCCCAATCTTTAACACACTATCTTCTGTCATCCCAGGGTTAATGGATAATAATTGTGCAATTTCCATTCCATGTGCTGAGGCGATTCCACCTAACACATCTCCCTCTTTCACAGAGTATTTCTTTTCTTCTAATGTACCCTTAGTTAAAAAGTTAACTGCTTCCTCAACAGTTAGTATTTTATCTGGAGTAACTTTTTCTACATTTTGTGAAACTTCTTTTGTGAATGAAACGTCTAATAGACGAACTTCATTTTCCTTTAGAGAAGGTAATACCACTTCAGGAGTTGCCTTACGAGTTTCCAACTCTGTTAGTTGCTCCTGTGTTACATACTTTAGCTTCAATGCATTTAACACCTGGCCCGCCTCTGCTTCACTATTTAAGTAAGCCACAGCTTTTCCATCAAGGACTAATGCTGAAGCATTTGCTTGAACGGCCAGTTTACTTTGGATGATTTCTGCAACTTCTTCGTCATTTGTTTTAGCACTAGAACTAAATACTTGCTCTGAAACATATG containing:
- the yycF gene encoding response regulator YycF, whose amino-acid sequence is MEKRILVVDDEKPIADILQFNLKKEGYDVYCAYDGNEALKMVEEIMPDLILLDIMLPQRDGMEVCREVRKKYEMPIIMLTAKDSEIDKVLGLELGADDYVTKPFSTRELIARVKANLRRHQTNLSQQEEDETNEIELGSLTIHPDAYIVSKRGEMIELTHREFELLHYLAQHIGQVMTREHLLQTVWGYDYFGDVRTVDVTVRRLREKIEDNPSHPTWIVTRRGVGYYLRNPEQE
- a CDS encoding LysM peptidoglycan-binding domain-containing M23 family metallopeptidase — its product is MGFFNKRLSELTINTSNSLKPTIKLAAISAMALGALTFGVSTASASGSKLSTVYYVYMNKEYVGTVSDKEVVQDILDEKVEEFKQSYTNVDLAVDSQLTYVSEQVFSSSAKTNDEEVAEIIQSKLAVQANASALVLDGKAVAYLNSEAEAGQVLNALKLKYVTQEQLTELETRKATPEVVLPSLKENEVRLLDVSFTKEVSQNVEKVTPDKILTVEEAVNFLTKGTLEEKKYSVKEGDVLGGIASAHGMEIAQLLSINPGMTEDSVLKIGQELNVTFLQPLLQVVVVKEEAKKETIAFANQVIEDETMYKGDTKVEQEGKDGAREVTYKVSEQNGIRVAQEVTSEKILQEPVNYIVRKGTKVVPSRGDGSLVWPANGGYVSSQMGFRWGKQHKGIDIARPSSGTIKAADNGTVVSAGYDGGYGNKIVIDHNNGMRTVYAHLASISVSVGQTVVKGSAIGVMGSTGDSTGVHLHFEVYKNGSLENPLNYVNR